One window from the genome of Eucalyptus grandis isolate ANBG69807.140 chromosome 7, ASM1654582v1, whole genome shotgun sequence encodes:
- the LOC104417877 gene encoding receptor-like protein EIX2: MAFYPRFMPSLLIALFVIQATKSSHSKAFTDVSCIGAEREALLKIKQDLIDPSGRLQSWIGEGCCKWKGVECSKKTGHVLKLDLRNPCDGLECSLGGKIHHALNELKDLRYLDLSFNNFSTQRIPNFLVSLQKLEYLNLSSIGFYGHVSNQLANLSSLRYLDVSNSWWWPSIKIENLQWLSSFSNLKYLDLSYVPLPSSKEWLSPINMLSSLEFLILRGCNLEDVSSSLYVNFTSLKFLDLSHNSMTSSIPSWFQNMSKLEHLDLSFNNLQGIFPTFILENSQRLRFLDVSRNKLEGELLKNMSNFCNLQVLNLRSNKFSGRILGTKDGDLICGESYMKTIDVSGNNFSGHLPNQFGNFKDLEFLDISWNSISGPIPATMGQLSSLRKLYLSSNKLRGNIPKSIGQLSNLEVMDIRNNQLDGVVSELHFANLTSLTVLYFYLNELVINISASWVPPFQIQVLFMSNCKVGPRFPSWLRTQRNISVLYMSNASISDEVPHWLLEVLSNTRRLDLSGNMLRGDISQIIGKEMPLLRLVSLSRNNLSGDIPSWLCMSDELSFLDLSKNQLSGRLPQCWRKSQANLEWISFGKTS; encoded by the coding sequence ATGGCATTTTACCCTAGGTTCATGCCTTCACTTTTGATTGCACTCTTTGTCATTCAAGCCACGAAATCCAGTCACTCCAAAGCCTTTACAGATGTAAGTTGCATCGGTGCTGAGAGGGAAGCTCTTCTGAAAATCAAGCAAGATCTCATCGATCCTTCAGGACGTCTACAGTCATGGATCGGTGAGGGCTGTTGCAAGTGGAAAGGAGTCGAATGCAGCAAGAAGACAGGCCATGTGTTGAAGCTTGATCTTCGTAATCCCTGTGATGGTCTAGAATGTAGCTTAGGAGGTAAGATTCATCATGCTCTGAACGAACTGAAGGATTTGAGGTATCTAGATCTTAgtttcaataatttttcaaccCAAAGAATCCCAAACTTCTTAGTTTCTCTTCAGAAACTGGAGTATCTCAACCTCTCATCCATAGGCTTCTATGGACATGTTTCCAATCAACTTGCTAACCTTTCCAGCTTACGATATTTGGATGTTAGTAATTCCTGGTGGTGGCCCTCTATTAAAATAGAAAACCTACAGTGGCTTTCGTCATTTTCTAACTTGAAGTATTTGGACTTGTCTTATGTCCCTCTTCCCAGCTCCAAAGAGTGGTTAAGTCCTATCAACATGCTTTCCTCTCTTGAGTTTTTAATATTAAGGGGATGTAATTTGGAAGATGTTTCATCCTCTTTGTATGTCAATTTCACTTCTCTAAAATTTCTTGATCTAAGTCACAATTCCATGACTTCATCTATTCCTTCTTGGTTTCAAAACATGAGCAAACTCGAACATCTTGATTTGAGTTTTAATAACCTTCAAGGCATATTCCCCACTTTTATCCTTGAAAATAGTCAGCGGCTTAGATTCCTTGATGTCTCCAGAAATAAGCTGGAGGGTGAACTTTTGAAAAACATGAGCAATTTCTGCAACCTGCAAGTACTAAACTTGCGTTCCAacaaatttagtgggaggatttTGGGCACCAAAGATGGTGATTTGATTTGTGGAGAAAGTTACATGAAGACTATTGATGTTTCCGGCAATAATTTCAGCGGTCACCTACCCAAtcaatttggaaatttcaaaGATCTCGAATTCCTTGATATCTCATGGAATTCGATTTCAGGTCCCATTCCTGCTACCATGGGCCAACTATCATCTTTGAGAAAATTGTACCTCTCTTCTAACAAATTAAGGGGGAACATTCCAAAAAGTATTGGGCAATTATCCAATCTGGAGGTGATGGACATTCGTAATAATCAACTGGATGGAGTTGTCAGTGAACTTCACTTTGCCAATCTCACTAGCTTGACTGTGTTGTACTTTTATTTAAATGAGCTTGTTATAAATATTAGTGCATCTTGGGTTCCTCCTTTCCAAATTCAAGTGCTTTTCATGTCCAATTGTAAAGTGGGACCTAGATTCCCTAGTTGGCTTCGAACTCAAAGGAACATTTCGGTATTGTACATGTCAAATGCAAGCATCTCAGATGAAGTTCCCCATTGGCTACTTGAAGTTTTATCCAACACTAGACGATTGGATCTTTCGGGCAACATGCTTAGAGGCGACATATCCCAAATTATTGGAAAAGAGATGCCACTATTAAGACTAGTGTCACTTTCTAGAAATAACCTCAGCGGTGATATTCCAAGTTGGTTGTGCATGTCGGATGAATTGTCTTTTCTTGATCTCTCGAAGAACCAATTGTCAGGGAGACTTCCGCAATGTTGGAGGAAGTCGCAAGCAAATTTGGAGTGGATTTCTTTTGGGAAAACAAGTTAA
- the LOC104415905 gene encoding uncharacterized protein LOC104415905 isoform X2 — MEEQIVGNGNDSTSMDLPKKPGFDLFRDASGLSKLLTPQLLSTTEIAMEIKLMFTQMWISFLRLPLPLDVNKEVLVSLHQAFIPQLANPIMFCDFLTRSYDVGGVVTAMALSSLFILKYCYFYEKLLDSSLKSPLLPAFLAAAFDNKLSGLALSVLRLGALVIVTPIYSLFRWHPSINRLVRRVSNKRIATRSLLRFLLLLLLFLLLVPRAVGDVGTASYYGPPYERTECYGEGSSQFPNSHLFAAVGDELWDQGAACGREYELQCISEAHSGPGPCNPGSGTIRVKVVDYALSDNSSAAPPRQSVTGADLVLSLTAFVGIANPSMDSISVEFKEF, encoded by the exons ATGGAAGAGCAAATAGTTGGCAATGGAAATGACTCAACTAGCATGGATTTGCCTAAGAAACCTGGGTTCGATCTTTTCCGTGATGCTAGTGGATTGTCCAAGTTGTTAACACCACAG TTACTGTCTACCACCGAAATAGCTATGGAGATAAAATTGATGTTCACTCAAATGTGGATTTCATTTTTGAGGTTGCCACTTCCACTCGATGTAAATAAGGAG GTTCTAGTCTCTCTCCATCAGGCATTTATTCCTCAGCTGGCTAATCCCATCATGTTTTG TGATTTCTTGACAAGATCGTATGACGTTGGTGGAGTTGTCACTGCCATGGCTCTCAGCAGTCTCTTCATCCTCAAATACTGCTACTTCTATGAAAAG CTGCTTGATTCCTCTTTAAAATCACCCCTCCTTCCAGCATTCTTGGCTGCTGCTTTTGACAACAAACTGAGTGGACTAGCACTATCTGTGCTTCGACTAGGGGCACTGGTCATTGTTACACCTATCTACAGTCTCTTTCGATGGCATCCTTCCATCAACCGTTTAGTGCGCAGG GTGTCTAATAAAAGAATAGCCACCAGGAGTCTTTTAcgatttctcctcctcctcctcctcttcctcctcctcgtccccCGTGCTGTTGGCGATGTTGGCACAGCTTCGTACTATGGCCCTCCCTACGAAC GCACGGAGTGCTACGGCGAGGGCTCATCCCAGTTCCCTAATAGCCACCTGTTCGCAGCTGTGGGCGACGAACTATGGGACCAGGGGGCAGCGTGCGGCAGGGAGTACGAGTTGCAGTGCATCAGCGAGGCGCACTCTGGCCCTGGACCCTGCAACCCTGGCTCCGGCACTATCCGGGTCAAGGTCGTGGACTACGCCCTCTCGGATAATTCCTCTGCCGCCCCCCCAAGGCAGTCTGTGACCGGTGCTGATTTGGTCCTTTCTCTGACCGCATTTGTTGGCATTGCCAATCCGTCCATGGATTCGATCAGCGTGGAGTTTAAGGAGTTCTAG
- the LOC104415905 gene encoding uncharacterized protein LOC104415905 isoform X1, translating into MEVLVSLHQTVIPQLSNPVMFCDVLKELYDIVGVVNVMALSCLFLLMMQYGLDYCYFYEKEDGESEAKDDLKMEEQIVGNGNDSTSMDLPKKPGFDLFRDASGLSKLLTPQLLSTTEIAMEIKLMFTQMWISFLRLPLPLDVNKEVLVSLHQAFIPQLANPIMFCDFLTRSYDVGGVVTAMALSSLFILKYCYFYEKLLDSSLKSPLLPAFLAAAFDNKLSGLALSVLRLGALVIVTPIYSLFRWHPSINRLVRRVSNKRIATRSLLRFLLLLLLFLLLVPRAVGDVGTASYYGPPYERTECYGEGSSQFPNSHLFAAVGDELWDQGAACGREYELQCISEAHSGPGPCNPGSGTIRVKVVDYALSDNSSAAPPRQSVTGADLVLSLTAFVGIANPSMDSISVEFKEF; encoded by the exons ATGGAG GTTCTGGTCTCTCTCCATCAGACTGTTATTCCTCAGCTGTCTAATCCTGTTATGTTTTG TGACGTCTTGAAGGAATTGTACGACATTGTTGGAGTCGTCAATGTCATGGCTCTCAGCTGTCTCTTCCTCCTCATGATGCAATATGGCTTAGATTACTGCTACTTCTATGAAAAG GAAGATGgtgaatctgaggccaaggatGATCTGAAAATGGAAGAGCAAATAGTTGGCAATGGAAATGACTCAACTAGCATGGATTTGCCTAAGAAACCTGGGTTCGATCTTTTCCGTGATGCTAGTGGATTGTCCAAGTTGTTAACACCACAG TTACTGTCTACCACCGAAATAGCTATGGAGATAAAATTGATGTTCACTCAAATGTGGATTTCATTTTTGAGGTTGCCACTTCCACTCGATGTAAATAAGGAG GTTCTAGTCTCTCTCCATCAGGCATTTATTCCTCAGCTGGCTAATCCCATCATGTTTTG TGATTTCTTGACAAGATCGTATGACGTTGGTGGAGTTGTCACTGCCATGGCTCTCAGCAGTCTCTTCATCCTCAAATACTGCTACTTCTATGAAAAG CTGCTTGATTCCTCTTTAAAATCACCCCTCCTTCCAGCATTCTTGGCTGCTGCTTTTGACAACAAACTGAGTGGACTAGCACTATCTGTGCTTCGACTAGGGGCACTGGTCATTGTTACACCTATCTACAGTCTCTTTCGATGGCATCCTTCCATCAACCGTTTAGTGCGCAGG GTGTCTAATAAAAGAATAGCCACCAGGAGTCTTTTAcgatttctcctcctcctcctcctcttcctcctcctcgtccccCGTGCTGTTGGCGATGTTGGCACAGCTTCGTACTATGGCCCTCCCTACGAAC GCACGGAGTGCTACGGCGAGGGCTCATCCCAGTTCCCTAATAGCCACCTGTTCGCAGCTGTGGGCGACGAACTATGGGACCAGGGGGCAGCGTGCGGCAGGGAGTACGAGTTGCAGTGCATCAGCGAGGCGCACTCTGGCCCTGGACCCTGCAACCCTGGCTCCGGCACTATCCGGGTCAAGGTCGTGGACTACGCCCTCTCGGATAATTCCTCTGCCGCCCCCCCAAGGCAGTCTGTGACCGGTGCTGATTTGGTCCTTTCTCTGACCGCATTTGTTGGCATTGCCAATCCGTCCATGGATTCGATCAGCGTGGAGTTTAAGGAGTTCTAG